The Candidatus Fusobacterium pullicola region CTTAGAAAATTAATGACAGATGCTATGGAGAAAGTATATGTTGGAAATGAAAAGTTAGATAAGGTAATTGATAAAGTTGTTAAAGATTCTGATAGAGTTATTAAAAGATATAATAGACTAAACAAGAGTAAATAGATTATAATAGAGATATATGTAGTAAGTTATAGGAGGTAGAAAAGTGGCAAGAGTTACACTAAAACAAGTTGAAAAACAGTATCCAAATGGATTTAAAGCAGTACATGGGATAAATTTAGATATTAAAGATGGAGAGTTTATGGTTTTTGTAGGACCATCTGGTTGTGCAAAATCAACTACTCTTAGAATGGTAGCAGGTTTAGAAGAGATAACTGGAGGAGAGATTTGGATAGGTGATAAACTTGTAAATGATCTACCTCCAAAGGATAGAGGAATAGCAATGGTTTTCCAAAACTATGCACTATATCCACATATGACAGTTTATGAAAATATGGCTTTTGGATTAAAGATGGCTAAGGTACCAAAAGAAGAGATAGATAGAAGGGTAAAGGAAGCAGCAGAGAAACTTGAAATTACTCAACTTTTAAATAGAAAACCAAAGGAGATGTCAGGAGGACAAAGACAAAGGGTAGCAGTAGGAAGAGCTATCGTTAGAAAGCCAGATGTTTTCCTATTTGATGAACCGCTATCTAACTTAGATGCAAAATTAAGAGTATCAATGAGGGTTAAGATAACTCAACTTCATAAACAACTAAAGGCAGAGGGACAAAATGCCACAATGATATATGTAACACATGATCAAGTGGAAGCTATGACAATGGGAGATAGAATTTGTGTACTTAATTTTGGAAAGATTATGCAAGTTGATACACCTCTAAATCTATATAATAAGCCAGCAAATAAATTCGTAGCAGGATTTATTGGTTCACCAGCTATGAACTTGGTAAAAGTTAAGTTGGTTTCTAAAAATGAAAAATTATATGTAAAATTATCAAATGATGAACTATTAGAACTTCCTGAAGCAAAGGCTGAAAAGGTAAAAGATAGAGTTGGAGAGGAGTTCTGGTTAGGTATAAGACCAGAAAATATAGGAAATAGATTAACAGCTCCAGAAGGGGTAGAGAAAAACTTTGTAGAGGCAAAGATAAACCTTGTAGAGCAGATGGGTAATGAGGAGTTTGTGTATTTTATGCTAGGGGATACACAATATACAAGTAGAATACCAGTTGAAAAATCTACAGGAGCAAACTTTAGTGAGAAGGAAAGTTTTTATTTTGATATGAATAAGTGCCACCTTTTTGATATGGCTACAGAAAATAATGTAACTTTATAGAGATAAGATACTACTGCCACCTAGTATAAAAATTTATAAAAAAATTTTTATTTTAATCTTCCTTTAATAATTGAACTATATAATAAATTCATAATGAAAGAGAGATTTAGGAGGTAGTAGTATGAAAGATGTAAATATTAAAAAATTTGGAAAAAAGTTTTTAGTGGGTTTAGGGTTATCTGTCTTCATGCTTGGGATAGGAGGAGTAACTTATGCAGACTCTTTAAAAGAAAAACAAGCAAAGGAGATAGAGCAAAGA contains the following coding sequences:
- the ugpC gene encoding sn-glycerol-3-phosphate ABC transporter ATP-binding protein UgpC, which codes for MARVTLKQVEKQYPNGFKAVHGINLDIKDGEFMVFVGPSGCAKSTTLRMVAGLEEITGGEIWIGDKLVNDLPPKDRGIAMVFQNYALYPHMTVYENMAFGLKMAKVPKEEIDRRVKEAAEKLEITQLLNRKPKEMSGGQRQRVAVGRAIVRKPDVFLFDEPLSNLDAKLRVSMRVKITQLHKQLKAEGQNATMIYVTHDQVEAMTMGDRICVLNFGKIMQVDTPLNLYNKPANKFVAGFIGSPAMNLVKVKLVSKNEKLYVKLSNDELLELPEAKAEKVKDRVGEEFWLGIRPENIGNRLTAPEGVEKNFVEAKINLVEQMGNEEFVYFMLGDTQYTSRIPVEKSTGANFSEKESFYFDMNKCHLFDMATENNVTL